The following are encoded together in the Lathyrus oleraceus cultivar Zhongwan6 chromosome 3, CAAS_Psat_ZW6_1.0, whole genome shotgun sequence genome:
- the LOC127130234 gene encoding xyloglucan endotransglucosylase protein 1, which yields MVSSYANNSVFLLLCLCLTFSTIAFGGNFNTDFNILFGDKRANIQDGGNCMTLTMDKYSGSGIGTQNEYLFGRFDMQIKLVPGNSAGTVTAYYLSSQGPHHDEIDMEFLGNLSGDPYILSTNFYANGDGGHEVQFYLWFDPTNDFHTYSIDWNPQRIIILVDNIPIRVIHNRQNIGVPFPTRQPMKLYTTLWNGDSWATRGGQVKIDWSKSPFTAGFRNFSANACMPSPSNNCLGFNGGEDKGLNGETRKKLKEIYSKLIVYDYCRDFIRFARGLPNECRNRLTDHPDEY from the exons ATGGTTTCTTCATATGCTAATAACTCTGTGTTTCTCTTACTTTGCTTATGCTTAACCTTTAGTACAATTGCATTTGGAGGAAATTTCAACACTGATTTTAACATTCTATTTGGAGATAAAAGGGCTAACATACAAGATGGTGGCAATTGTATGACACTTACAATGGATAAATATTCTGGCTCTGGCATTGGTACTCAGAATGAATATTTGTTTGGACGATTTGATATGCAAATCAAACTTGTGCCAGGAAACTCTGCAGGCACTGTCACTGCATATTAT CTAAGTTCTCAAGGACCACACCATGATGAGATTGATATGGAATTTTTGGGTAACTTGTCTGGTGATCCATATATTCTCTCAACCAATTTTTATGCCAATGGTGATGGAGGTCATGAGGTACAATTCTATCTTTGGTTTGATCCCACAAACGACTTTCACACTTACTCTATTGATTGGAATCCTCAGCGCATAAT AATATTGGTGGATAACATACCCATAAGAGTGATACATAATAGACAAAACATTGGTGTTCCATTCCCAACAAGGCAACCAATGAAATTATACACAACACTATGGAATGGAGATTCATGGGCAACAAGAGGGGGACAAGTGAAAATTGATTGGTCAAAGTCTCCATTCACGGCTGGATTTAGAAACTTCAGTGCTAATGCGTGCATGCCTAGTCCATCAAATAATTGCTTAGGTTTCAATGGCGGAGAAGATAAAGGTCTTAATGGTGAAACAAGGAAGAAGCTCAAAGAGATTTATTCAAAATTGATTGTTTATGACTATTGTCGTGATTTTATACGTTTTGCTCGTGGTCTGCCTAATGAATGCCGCAATCGCTTAACAGATCACCCAGATGAATATTAG
- the LOC127129019 gene encoding xyloglucan endotransglucosylase protein 1, translating into MVSSYANNSVFLLLCLCLTFSTIAFGGGNFNTDFNILFGDKRANIQDGGNCMTLTMDKYSGSGIGTQNEYLFGRFDMQIKLVPGNSAGTVTAYYLSSQGPHHDEIDMEFLGNLSGDPYILSTNFYANGDGGHEVQFYLWFDPTNDFHTYSIDWNPQRIIILVDNIPIRVIHNRQNIGVPFPTRQPMKLYTTLWNGDSWATRGGQVKIDWSKSPFTAGFRNFSANACMPSPSNNCLGFNGGEDKGLNGETRKKLKEIYSKLIVYDYCRDFIRFARGLPNECRNRLTDHPDEY; encoded by the exons ATGGTTTCTTCATATGCTAATAACTCTGTGTTTCTCTTACTTTGCTTATGCTTAACCTTTAGTACAATTGCATTTGGAGGAGGAAATTTCAACACTGATTTTAACATTCTATTTGGAGATAAAAGGGCTAACATACAAGATGGTGGCAATTGTATGACACTTACAATGGATAAATATTCTGGCTCTGGCATTGGTACTCAGAATGAATATTTGTTTGGACGATTTGATATGCAAATCAAACTTGTGCCAGGAAACTCTGCAGGCACTGTCACTGCATATTAT CTAAGTTCTCAAGGACCACACCATGATGAGATTGATATGGAATTTTTGGGTAACTTGTCTGGTGATCCATATATTCTCTCAACCAATTTTTATGCCAATGGTGATGGAGGTCACGAGGTACAATTCTATCTTTGGTTTGATCCCACAAACGACTTTCACACTTACTCTATTGATTGGAATCCTCAGCGCATAAT AATATTGGTGGATAACATACCCATAAGAGTGATACATAATAGACAAAACATTGGTGTTCCATTCCCAACAAGGCAACCAATGAAATTATACACAACACTATGGAATGGAGATTCATGGGCAACGAGAGGGGGACAAGTGAAAATTGATTGGTCAAAGTCTCCATTCACGGCTGGATTTAGAAACTTCAGTGCTAATGCGTGCATGCCTAGTCCATCAAATAATTGCTTAGGTTTCAATGGCGGAGAAGATAAAGGTCTTAATGGTGAAACAAGGAAGAAGCTCAAAGAGATTTATTCAAAATTGATTGTTTATGACTATTGTCGTGATTTTATACGTTTTGCTCGTGGTCTGCCTAATGAATGCCGCAATCGCTTAACAGATCACCCAGATGAATATTAG
- the LOC127129020 gene encoding xyloglucan endotransglucosylase protein 1, whose product MVSSYANNSVFLLLCLCLTFSTIAFGGNFNTDFNILFGDKRANIQDGGNCMTLTMDKYSGSGIGTQNEYLFGRFDMQIKLVPGNSAGTVTAYYLSSQGPHHDEIDMEFLGNLSADPYILSTNFYANGDGGHEVQFYLWFDPTNDFHTYSIDWNPQRIMILVDNIPIRVIHNRQNVGVPFPTRQPMKLYTTLWNGDSWATRGGQVKIDWSKSPFTAGFRNFSANACMPSPSNNCLGFNGGEYKGLNGETRKKLKEIYSKLIVYDYCRDFIRFARGLPNECRNRLTDHPDEY is encoded by the exons ATGGTTTCTTCATATGCTAATAACTCTGTGTTTCTCTTACTTTGCTTATGCTTAACCTTTAGTACAATTGCATTTGGAGGAAATTTCAACACTGATTTTAACATTCTATTTGGAGATAAAAGGGCTAACATACAAGATGGTGGCAATTGTATGACACTTACAATGGATAAATATTCTGGCTCTGGCATTGGTACTCAGAATGAATATTTGTTTGGACGATTTGATATGCAAATCAAACTTGTGCCAGGAAACTCTGCAGGCACTGTCACTGCATATTAT CTAAGTTCTCAAGGACCACACCATGATGAGATTGATATGGAATTTTTGGGTAACTTGTCTGCTGATCCATATATTCTCTCAACCAATTTTTATGCCAATGGTGATGGAGGTCATGAGGTACAATTCTATCTTTGGTTTGATCCCACAAACGACTTTCACACTTACTCTATTGATTGGAATCCTCAGCGCATAATG ATATTGGTGGATAACATACCCATAAGAGTGATACATAATAGACAAAACGTTGGTGTTCCATTCCCAACAAGGCAACCAATGAAATTATACACAACACTATGGAATGGAGATTCATGGGCAACAAGAGGGGGACAAGTGAAAATTGATTGGTCAAAGTCTCCATTCACGGCTGGATTTAGAAACTTCAGTGCTAATGCGTGCATGCCTAGTCCATCAAATAATTGCTTAGGTTTCAATGGCGGAGAATATAAAGGTCTTAATGGTGAAACAAGGAAGAAGCTCAAAGAGATTTATTCAAAATTGATTGTTTATGACTATTGTCGTGATTTTATACGTTTTGCTCGTGGTCTGCCTAATGAATGCCGCAATCGCTTAACAGATCACCCAGATGAATATTAG
- the LOC127130236 gene encoding uncharacterized protein LOC127130236, which produces MSVLPSVQPFHEIAYPLWLTSAICEIWFALSGILDQFPKWSPISREIYLDRLDIRYDRDGEPSQLALIDVFVSTENPLKKPPLITANTVLSILSVDYPVDKPSSPEADESKLPLQLAIVGRPNVGKSTLPNTLLQEDRVLVGPEAGFTRDAIRTQFEFQGRTIYLVDTAGWLQRTKLEKGASSLSIMRSRKSLLRAHIIALVLDADEIVNAKQSMKHAEVVIARRAVEEGRGLVVIVNKMDFLRGKDKSSSYEQIMEVVQKEIQTVIPQVTGIPVLFISALEVRGRTIVLHQVIDTYEKWCTRLSTTHLNHWLQKVMSRHSWKDRSTLA; this is translated from the exons ATGTCGGTTCTCCCTAGTGTCCAGCCATTCCATGAAATAGCATATCCACTGTGGTTGACATCGGCTATCTGTGAGATTTGGTTTGCATTATCCGGGATTTTGGATCAGTTTCCAAAGTGGTCGCCCATTAGCCGTGAGATTTATCTTGACAGACTTGATATAAGATATGATCGTGACGGAGAACCATCACAGTTGGCCCTTATTGATGTTTTTGTCAGTACGGAGAACCCTCTCAAAAAGCCGCCTCTTATCACTGCAAATACTGTTTTGTCTATACTCTCCGTTGATTACCCTGTCGACAAG CCTAGTTCCCCTGAGGCTGATGAAAGCAAATTGCCATTGCAGTTAGCAATTGTAGGACGCCCCAATGTTGGTAAGTCAACCTTACCGAATACTTTGTTGCAAGAAGACCGTGTTCTTGTGGGTCCTGAAGCTGGTTTCACTCGAGATGCAATCAGAACTCAGTTTGAATTTCAAGGAAGAACAATTTATCTGGTTGATACTGCCGGCTGGTTACAGAGGACAAAACTGGAGAAAGGAGCGTCATCCTTGAGCATTATGCGATCAAGAAAGAGTCTACTCCGAGCTCATATAATTGCTTTGGTACTAGATGCAGACGAGATAGTAAATGCTAAACAGAGTATGAAACATGCTGAAGTAGTTATAGCCAGACGAGCTGTGGAAGAGGGACGTGGACTGGTTGTGATTGTGAATAAGATGGACTTTCTAAGGGGCAAAGATAAATCATCATCCTATGAGCAAATTATGGAGGTTGTTCAAAAAGAAATTCAGACAGTTATACCTCAGGTTACCGGAATCCCAGTATTATTCATTTCAGCTTTAGAAGTAAGGGGCCGGACAATTGTCTTGCATCAAGTCATTGATACATATGAAAAATGGTGTACAAGATTATCTACAACTCATCTTAACCATTGGTTGCAAAAGGTTATGAGCAGGCATTCTTGGAAAGACCGGTCAACACTTGCCTAA